A segment of the Trifolium pratense cultivar HEN17-A07 linkage group LG7, ARS_RC_1.1, whole genome shotgun sequence genome:
agatatacctggataaattttattggaaagaaatcagagacctttgacgtattcaaagatctatgtattctacttcaaagagagaaaaacaatgttgtgttaaggattagaagtgatcatggaaatgagtttgaaaactctagattctctgacttttgtgcctctgaaggtatcatccatgaattttcatctctcattacaccacaacaaaatggtgtagtagaaagaaagaatagaattatacaagagtctgcaagagtaatgttacatgtaaagaaactctctcatggtttttgggcagaagctatgaacactgcttgttatattcataatcgtgtcaccttgagatctggaactacatctactctgtatgaattgtggaaaggtagaaaacctactgttaagtactttcatgtgtttggaagtaaatgttatatcttgtctgatagagaaccaagaactaaaatggatcctaaaagtgatgaaggcatattcttgggatactcaacaaatagcagaACCTTCAGAGTATATAACtacagaaccaaaaccatgatggaatctataaatgtagtaatagatgatatttcaagtgaagttgtgaaagatgatacagaagatgctacagcatctatcccAGGTAGCATAGATTCTGAAACTATTGAggaattcaagaatgatacaAAGATTACTACACCTGAACCaatctttgctacttcaaagaaagggtcatccattcgtactcaaaagaatcatcctacagatctgattattggtaatcctaatcatggaattactactagaaggacacttgacttagttcctaatgcttgttttgtttctaagtttgaacccaaaaatgtgatggaagccctcactgatgagttttggataaatgctatgcaagaagagctaaatcagttcaagaagaatgaagtttgggacttagttcctagaccagaaaatactaatgtgattggtaccaagtgggtctacaagaacaagtctatgctagaggggtattgtgatgttgattgggcaggttgtgcagatgatagaaaaggcacctcaggagcttgtttctttttaggcaacaatcttatatcttggttcagcaagaaacagaactgtgtatctttatctacagttgaagctgagtacatagctgctggtagtagctgctcccagctattatggatgaaacaaatgttgctggagtacaatgtggtacaagatgctatggcattgtactgtgacaatcttagtgccatcaatatttcaaagaatcctatccaacatagtaggacgaagcatattgatattaggcaccactttattagagacctagttgaagaaggtattgtgactcttgagcatatttcaactgaagaacaattggctgatatttttactaaggctctagatgcggtccaatttgaaaaattgcgaggcaaacttgggatttgcctatctgaagagttatagcaattattgcaagtgtggcgtgcagttttctattcaacttatttagtaatgcacgctgttatgggtaatgttgaaacatctgaagatttggtaagaattgtgtgtttgttgatgataaggatgtttcttgtggtgagaaagtatttgtcagagaaagttatgtggtgttctctcctgctgtgtttaacatttgttggtaatgatattagcgctccaactgaggtcaaagatgactctgtgttggaacatgtcaagaagagtgttcctgagaaagatgctgcacatgatgctacaacatctgcagcacgggaaaatttggataacatcttgatacccgagtctccagatgatgttattgttcctgacaaagaaaagggttttgaagcaactactactgataatgtttttgttcatgatatctatgtgatcccttatgttgatgatagtggtaaaactatgtctgttcctttgaatgttgatgaatctgctgagaaagattcaaatgttatttatgtggacaatctcaaccttactgagaggactcctgcttctagtactaggaggttaaaGAAGGCTTgatgtggaaaggaatttaagtgaagattttttacaatgctaaaagcttgttgatttgattaaagcAGAAAACTGCAACCGGCttcaactactcattccaatactcTGACTACAGGTTTGGCTCGGTTTATAaatgttgtagggaccagatcacctcTTGACCTTGGTTTccatattcttgatgaaactgttctgcatggTAAGTCATGTGCTGTGAAAATGCCTATAGTTTTCCCTACACTGATGTGTGATTTTATTCTAGCTCAACATCCTGGCATTTGTACTGAGGCTGGTGTTTCTagtaagagaggttgtgatttatcttttgattttagactgtttgagggtacacatgctgcagcctgtgctgcatcatctgtcaatcagtcaactgatgttttgcctaggaagcaaatgattgttgacctcaaagtgttttttcaatgtcaatcctggtgttcttaatgatattgcaggtggtgatactgaggtagaggaggaggactctgacgcaagtccttctatgtgacctgcttatgctttatttgcatgtccttttggattttaattttgtgggctacgccctgatgctctctggattgtaacatgcacaATCCATGTCTGTTGGCTccgatactccaggttttctatgccctTATGGTCTGTAATGTGCACTTTATGAGTTCTtatgctctgattctctctgcactctatgtttctctatgatctgataactctgtggaagttctgctcctactgtgtgatactgactttatttgtcagaatttatggctaaaaagggggagtaatatctgtgtgcatgatgtgatgaaaaatgctatagcatctagtatagcatgttggtctacatgcatgttttgagggggagtgaagtttatgcatatattgagggggagtaggtagaatttatttttctactacttttaatatgcatgcttatataggaatttatttttcctatccTCTGTGGCGctgcttaaattttaaggagtttatttctccgatcttgaatccactatgtgagagtttatttctctctatctgtactttgaggctaagatgtgttatgttccgctgttgcatgcctctgatgcttacgtgctagctatcttttcatctgatgaatttcttactttctttcttagttgtgtgcttatgttgactcgaaggaaagtctaaatagcttagcatcgttctactttctttcctagttgtgtgcttatgttgactcgaaggaaagtttagactgtatctctctatgcactggcctaaggttgttttagccaaaatttgccaaagggggagattgttggtgttttgattggctacattttgcaaaagccaaccagctaGATGCTGGTCTgaggtgctgtagcattatagtacagcatcctgatactctgtttttcgtgcagaatttttatttcaaatctgagtcaagatttgcttcaattatatattcaggcacgtgcgtctgggcaaaacgagccttgctcagcaagttttattaaagtcggctgaaggaatgttatttaaaacagaaatataattatattatatttttgcgtttttttttgtttggtacaacatgaattatatttctgaaaataatttagggtttgccacaattcctacagctgtatttgtctgaagacctaacttggacatcaagacaattgaagactataaatatgtgaagcctcaagctattattcttatgtattctaaaccgtgttctttacaaagtgtgagtttttagggtttagagtttgtgtcttttgtgagcctttcttgtatcgttTTGATGCAGGTTTAGGActgggtttgtgttgtttattgtaagctgctcctaagctttgaagcacggagttagtgtgtgtgattcactcataagcttttaagcaagagtgtggtctagtttctaggagagtgtctccattctgattattattattgacagcaacatggtatgtgttgttagaaggaatttgggacggggtctcattatctaagaggttcttaggtaggattgcacgggtagtgtctaggtgataagtcaagtaccgggtgttggtcgagggctatgaactagagctattatagtggattcattcctggattggtatcccccagagtaggtgacgttgcactgaactgggttaacaactatctgtcttatttattattctgcaatttatttatttatttcctgtgttctgcgactgtcttgctgcaacgtatgctatagcatcttgtgcagcattgtgtttactgcgtgccagatttcaaatTGGATAATCCATATTTAATTAAGATAACAGTACCATAGTCCATATATAATTTGTTGAACCTGGTACCGATACTGATTTTAATCTTGCATATACTTCTAAGTATGCACCAATGAGTTCAACtcaatttgataaataaatatgtaCTGTGTACCAATTAGGGGATTAACATCTTTGCTGTATTATAAGCATAACATGTTGATTTTAATAGAGCAACACAATGTCAGCAAAATACTTAATTATACTCTAGCAACATCATGTCTTGATAGATGAATGTCACTCTATTCAGATGTGCATGTGATAAAGATTAaaactttgtaccaaaaaaaaaagattaaaataatCCCAATATTCAAATTTCCAAATTCCATGTTAAGGTTTGCAAGAGAGTAGACACAGGGCGAAGAACCAATACGCACAAGCACTTGTAATAATGTAAATAAACatgataagaaaataattatacataCGAATGGCATAGAGAAAAAAGGCTTACATGTTTGCAAGGAATACCAAGCTTCTTTAGTTTGAGGGTTCGAGTAACGAGAAGCTTTTGGAAGTCACCAATTTCAGAATCGAGCTTAGCGACATGAGATTCAACTCCTTTTCCAATTCCATTTAGAAATTCCGGTATTCCAACCTTGACTGCAAATCGTAACATAACCAACCATAGATTAGTACAAAAAAGGGAGTGAAAGAGGTGTTAAGTGGGAAAGAGGAGGAAGTGTTACCAACGTATGGTGTGGATTTGGAGAAGGATCTAGAAGAACAGTAAGACGAAGAATGCCGGAGTGTGGAAATCAAATTAACACTTCCGTTTTTTATGACTCTCTGCAACTGCAAAAATAATGCCATATTGCCTTCAATCTTCAACCTAATATCGTGCAAAGACATAGCCAAGTCACAAGATATggagtagagctgtcaaaactaAGCTAACCGGCCCTAACAGGCTTTGGCCTTCATCAAGTCGGGCTGAAAATCCCTATTTAAATATGAGCTGAAAACATACTTCTCGATCCCAGCCCTAAACTGGCTTACAAGCTTGTCAGACAGACAGACCGCCATTTCaattttactttgttttttttaaatacaattaTATTCCTTACTTACGACGCAGCAAATATATTGCTTTATACAACATAAAGTCACTGTTATAACAAAATACTATATCATAAAATATGAAGTTTCAAATGAAACATTATCAACACATTGTTCAAAACAACACATTATCCAAACAATACACAGAGTTCAAATTGTCCAAACAAAATAATAGTCAATATGCATAAACACAAATACAGAGATCAAACCGCAAGACCTTAAATAAAATAGTGCTAAAAACACAAATACaattagaaattaaataaaaaaaatcatatgcatACACCCTATTTCAACCAGAAGAATCAAAATCTTAAATCCTATGGTAAAAATGAAGGTTCACAAATTTCAGGAAGCAGAAGAATGAAATTAACAAATAGAAAGTTGACGGTTCATGTGAAGACCAAAAATGTGAAGGATATAAAGTAGGGTTAATGCGAAGAACCAAAAATCAATCGCGAAGCAGAAGATTCAATAAACATAATTGTGTGTAAAGTGACGAAAATGGCGGTGAGCGAGTGAAGGGCGTGGCGTGGGAGATACCTGTCTGTCACGAGAGAATGAACACAGGAATGGCGTAGCTTGCCGGCGGGGAAGAGCGTGGCGGCGACGGTGACGGCGATGGCGATGGCGATGGCGATGGCGATGGCACGAGAGAGAGGGTTTGGGTAcctgaaattgttttttttttttttttgtgtttttattgaaaagaaaggaagtttttgaaaacaaatgaaaaaagtaataaaaaaaaaattaaatcagacttgttttttgacacaaaatcaGTCTTGTTAAATGAACGAGCAAAACTTTAATGGTCACTAGACCCTTACCAGTGCGATGCACGAGTGTGATGcgttgttttatattataacatagaaaaattgaaacaataagtatgatcaaaataataaataataataataataataataataataataaaagaaaaagagtcaataataaaaaaagcaaAGGGAGGAAACAAAATTGGTTAAGCATTGGaacattattataataatggaaaaaaagtcaataataaaaaaaggacaaaacttacatgcatttccatacatgcatttcttacttttcctctcacaaagaggtagttttttttattaaagaggtagtttttttactataataatagaaaaagtaAGGTAAATATTTCTAAATTGATATAGTATATACACACTTGCCTCTATATGTGTCTTGAGGAATGGATTTATGGAGATAAAAATCATCACAATATTTCACcgaaaaaaatgatgaatatcTATGCACCGTATATATAGCCATATAGGTATTGAGTGCACAggaataatttaaaaatgaaactggtaaatttaataaaatataaagtttttttaataCATTAACTATGGAACATGCATGATGTAAATGGATGAATTGTTTTTGCAACCGATGGAATATATGGTGAGTAAGTAGTAAATTGTGGCTCTTTAGTATAAGTTCCTCATGGTTTAATGTGGACAATATGAAAAgtcatttatataaatgtaggTATATGAAAAGTGGATAGAGTCTAGAGATGATAACGATGTAAagagaagtgatgtggcattgtaagtgGCTGACGTGGCTAAATGGAAAAAATTCATTGGTTTAAGTGAATTAGGGTTTACAtagatagtaggagaactatctaggaattatatatatagatgtgaTCAAAACAGACAcacttatataattttttatgatttatgaaataattaaaagaatataataaaaaattaaaattttgtttgtgattaagaaaattatatttggtCACATGACCCACATAAGAATAATTCCTTGTTAAACAGGTGAATTCTGccatatgaagaaaaaaattgagagtCCACAAAATaagtcttatttttttttttgtgagtttATAATGTTTTTGCTATTTCGTCTatctatcaaaaaaaataaaatattgagaaAATAATGTGAACATTTAGGTTTTGTTTGGGAAGGccaataaactagcttatagtttttagATTATAAGTTAAAAGTATTGTCTGGCAacagtttttttaaaaagagcttatctttttttcttattttactagtttattgcttatttttcaaacgttatttcaagtagcttatgagcttatcattttttcttccaattttacctctatcatcttacttgaaaaaaaattaaatattaattaaacatatcttttttatgtcatttcatacttataagctagttcaaccgttaattttaccaaacactacaaattcaatcaactatCTTATTcgttataagctaaaagctagcttataagttatccGCTATAAGTTCATccgttataagctagcttatcagctatccgctatttttttaccaaatagagccttaaagtaaataaatgtacttttgaaaataaaaaattaatgggtaaatagggttttaccccttACAAAATAGACGAAATTTGTTTTAtcccctgcaaaaaaaattgtgattaccCTTGAATGACTAACTAGAtgcttttatttaaaataaataaatatttcacaGTATGCAAATCTATCTCGTACAAAATATGTCAATTCGCGGTAATTATTAGTGTTAATTGATCTAAATGAGTTTAGAGACGATCATTGATTTATTTTCTAAGCATTGTTGTTTGATGATGGCATTGCAGACAATAAGTTAAAGATAGAATTTATTTTCCAAGTCTCTCAAATATACAAAACTACACACTAATATACTATAATAAACATGTCCTTCAACTGATTCCACACATTGGTGATTCATGCCaagaaataaacaaaatctAGAAGAACAAGTACTATAtagatattataaaaaaaataggtttaattagttaaatggtccttAAACACATTTTAAGGGTGATTCCCCTTATAATCTCTACaaagtgaaacaagagaacaatcatctctttttcactctcttgcttccaacaatcCTAGAAAACAAGATGTTCAcactaatttgaattttatacaAG
Coding sequences within it:
- the LOC123897810 gene encoding uncharacterized protein LOC123897810: MALFLQLQRVIKNGSVNLISTLRHSSSYCSSRSFSKSTPYVVKVGIPEFLNGIGKGVESHVAKLDSEIGDFQKLLVTRTLKLKKLGIPCKHRKLILKHAHKYRLGLWRPHAEPIKA